Proteins found in one Miscanthus floridulus cultivar M001 chromosome 4, ASM1932011v1, whole genome shotgun sequence genomic segment:
- the LOC136552853 gene encoding phosphatidylinositol 4-phosphate 5-kinase 6-like, protein MHEHTRVGAWEATVRKVQHPQPVGRRRVSPMLAADDSETASSSSAGGDDGEHVHGYVERGLPNGDFYTGQWHGGAPHGAGKYLWTDGCMYEGEWRHGKATGRGKFSWPSGATYEGEFKDGFMDGSGTYTGAAGDTYRGSWSMNLKHGNGKKSYANGDQYDGEWRAGLQDGAGRYTWRNGTEYTGQWRAGLIHGRGALVWSNGNRYDGGWEDGCPRGQGTFRWADGSVYVGYWTRDTPTGIVQQKGVYYPSPAASSPTARDPRDVFARDLPGFMGASPDSASPRKSRVSSGIRAANGRASSVSGLSNSSGGDRKYDKICIWESDGDITCDIVDGPALGDEVVTARRSVRTDDGGDDRGLPPPSPAPHVTQWVPPREAKRQGETIAKGHKHYELMLNLQLGIRHAVGKQGPIVLDLKSSAFDPKEKVWTKFPPEGSKYTPPHNSCDFRWKDYCPQVFRTLRKLFKVDAADYMLSLCGNEALRELSSPGKSGSFFYLTNDDRYMIKTMKKSEVKMLLKMLPAYYNHVRAFENTLVTKFFGLHCVKLAGANQKKVRFVIMGNLFCSEYPIHRRFDLKGSSLGRTTDKPQTEIDQYTTLKDLDLNFIFRLKKQWFHEFQRQVDRDCEFLEQEKIMDYSLLVGVHFIDNREKLVTEGCIDYEIINNGPTPRLSRGNTYRFLADPNRFPKIKLGANMPSRAELTAGKSDCELQLIGEPTGEYYDVILFFGIIDILQDYDISKKLEHAYKSFQYDPTSISAVDPRQYSRRFRDFIYKAFQEDG, encoded by the exons ATGCACGAGCACACCCGTGTCGGGGCGTGGGAGGCGACGGTGCGCAAGGTGCAGCATCCGCAGCCCGTGGGCAGGCGCCGGGTGTCCCCGATGTTGGCCGCGGACGACTCCGAGACGGCATCCTCCTCGTCGgccggcggcgacgacggcgagcACGTGCACGGCTACGTGGAGCGCGGCCTCCCCAACGGCGACTTCTACACGGGCCAGTGGCACGGCGGAGCGCCGCACGGGGCCGGCAAGTACCTGTGGACCGACGGGTGCATGTACGAGGGGGAGTGGCGGCACGGCAAGGCCACGGGGCGGGGCAAGTTCTCCTGGCCGTCGGGCGCCACCTACGAGGGCGAGTTCAAGGACGGGTTCATGGACGGCTCCGGCACCTACACCGGCGCCGCCGGGGACACCTACCGGGGGTCCTGGTCCATGAACCTCAAGCACGGCAACGGCAAGAAGAGCTACGCCAACGGCGACCAGTACGACGGCGAGTGGCGCGCGGGGCTGCAGGACGGCGCCGGCCGCTACACCTGGCGTAACGGCACCGAGTACACGGGGCAGTGGCGTGCGGGGCTCATCCACGGCCGCGGCGCGCTCGTCTGGTCCAACGGCAACCGCTACGACGGCGGGTGGGAGGATGGCTGCCCGCGCGGCCAGGGAACCTTCCGCTGGGCCGACGGCAGCGTCTACGTCGGCTACTGGACGCGCGACACTCCCACCGGCATTGTCCAGCAGAAGGGGGTCTACTACCCGTCCCCGGCGGCGTCCTCCCCGACGGCCCGCGATCCCCGCGACGTCTTCGCCAGGGACCTGCCGGGCTTCATGGGCGCCAGCCCCGACTCCGCGTCGCCGCGCAAGTCACGCGTATCGTCTGGGATCAGGGCGGCCAACGGGCGGGCGAGCTCAGTGTCCGGGTTGAGCAACAGCTCCGGCGGCGACAGGAAGTACGACAAGATTTGCATTTGGGAGTCCGACGGCGACATCACGTGCGACATTGTGGACGGGCCCGCCTTGGGGGACGAGGTGGTGACCGCGCGGAGGAGCGTGAGGACGGATGACGGCGGTGACGACCGGGGCCTGCCGCCACCATCGCCGGCGCCGCACGTCACACAGTGGGTGCCTCCTCGGGAGGCGAAGCGACAAGGGGAGACCATCGCCAAGGGACACAAGCACTACGAGCTTATGCTAAACTTGCAGCTTGGGATCAG GCATGCAGTGGGGAAGCAAGGCCCAATTGTGCTTGATCTGAAATCGTCTGCTTTCGACCCAAAGGAAAAAGTATGGACAAAGTTTCCTCCTGAAGGCTCAAAATACACCCCTCCCCACAATTCTTGTGACTTCAGATGGAAGGATTACTGCCCACAGGTCTTCCG GACGCTGCGCAAGCTGTTCAAGGTGGATGCTGCTGACTATATGTTATCGCTATGTGGAAATGAGGCTCTCAGGGAGCTTTCATCTCCTGGTAAGAGTGGAAGCTTTTTCTACCTAACAAATGATGATCGGTACATGATAAAGACGATGAAGAAATCTGAAGTGAAG ATGCTTCTGAAGATGCTCCCAGCTTATTACAATCATGTCCGGGCATTTGAGAATACTCTAGTAACAAAATTTTTTGGTCTACATTGTGTCAAGTTAGCTGGAGCAAATCAGAAGAAG GTTCGTTTTGTCATAATGGGAAATCTATTCTGCTCGGAATATCCAATTCATAGGCGTTTTGATCTCAAAGGTTCATCTCTTGGCCGAACAACTGATAAGCCACAGACAGAGATCGATCAGTATACAACTCTGAAGGATCTCGACCTGAACTTCATCTTTAGATTGAAGAAGCAATGGTTTCATGAGTTCCAAAG GCAAGTGGACAGGGATTGTGAGTTCCTTGAGCAGGAGAAAATTATGGATTACAGTCTTCTTGTTGGCGTACATTTCATTGATAACAGAGAGAAGCTTGTGACTGAAG GTTGCATTGACTATGAAATCATCAACAACGGACCAACACCTCGTCTTTCAAGAGGAAATACATATCGGTTTCTTGCTGACCCAAACAG GTTTCCTAAAATCAAACTTGGGGCCAACATGCCTTCAAGAGCTGAACTCACTGCTGGTAAGAGTGATTGTGAACTGCAGCTGATCGGAGAGCCAACTGGAGAGTACTACGATGTTATATTGTTTTTTGGAATCATAGACATACTTCAAGATTATGATATCAGCAAGAAGCTTGAGCATGCATACAAGTCTTTCCAGTATGACCCAACTTCTATATCAGCAGTGGACCCAAGGCAGTATTCCAGACGATTTAGAGATTTCATATACAAAGCGTTTCAAGAAGATGGATAG